A stretch of Faecalibacterium duncaniae DNA encodes these proteins:
- the glgB gene encoding 1,4-alpha-glucan branching protein GlgB, with amino-acid sequence MRPTEEKIQKDPSDLPIYLFKQGNNCEAYRYFGAHLETRAGESGVVFRVWAPHAAAISVVGDFNSWKPGSHPMRKVDGDSVWELFIPGVKEYDVYKYCVTTRGGDLLYKADPYAFHAETRPSNGSKVYDITGFAWHDDAWQTAQKKADVINGPMNIYEMHAGSWKLKDEKVPYNYSELADELIPYIREMGYTHVELLPVMEYPFDGSWGYQVTGYFAPTSRYGTPKDFMAFVDKMHEAGIGVIMDWVPAHFPKDGFGLYNFDGEACYEDPNPKRGEHKEWGTMVFDFGRSEVQSFLISSALYWLEQYHIDGLRVDAVASMLYLDYNRKQGEWEPNKNGGKENLEAVAFLRKLNDTVLGRHPHKCMIAEESTAWPMVTKPASDGGLGFNFKWNMGWMNDMLSYMKTDPLFRAGNHNKVTFSFFYAFSENFVLPISHDEVVHGKGSLINKMPGEYDAKFANLRTFFGYMMAHPGKKLLFMGQEFGQFTEWNEEKQLDWMLLDYDKHTELQNYVKTLNAFYKEHPAFWQIDYSWEGFQWIVPDDSKQSVVAFLRKDANGKQILVVCNFNPVLREGYALGAPVAGTYKEVLNSDDEAFGGSGAVHNKSVRTHKKPLHGFEQSITITLPPMSTLYFEVPTKRTRKAADPAKTAQTVKKTAAKKTAAKTTKTAKAEPAVKEEKPKKTSTRKAKAEAEPAPEKTPAKRGRKPKAEAAAAPEAAPAKRGRKPKAEPAEAAPAAAEKPARKPRAKKAAKTEE; translated from the coding sequence ATGAGACCGACGGAAGAAAAGATCCAGAAAGATCCCTCGGATCTGCCGATTTATCTGTTCAAGCAGGGCAACAACTGCGAAGCATACCGTTACTTTGGTGCACACCTTGAGACCCGCGCCGGAGAGTCCGGTGTGGTGTTCCGTGTTTGGGCACCCCATGCAGCCGCCATCAGTGTGGTGGGCGATTTCAACAGCTGGAAGCCGGGCAGCCACCCGATGCGCAAAGTGGATGGGGATTCTGTCTGGGAGCTGTTCATCCCCGGCGTAAAGGAATATGATGTCTACAAGTACTGTGTGACCACCCGGGGCGGCGACCTGCTCTATAAGGCCGATCCCTATGCGTTCCACGCGGAGACCCGGCCCTCCAACGGCAGCAAGGTCTACGATATCACCGGCTTTGCCTGGCACGATGATGCCTGGCAGACTGCTCAGAAAAAGGCGGACGTGATCAACGGCCCGATGAACATCTACGAGATGCACGCGGGCAGCTGGAAGCTGAAGGACGAGAAGGTTCCCTATAACTATTCCGAGCTGGCCGACGAGCTGATCCCCTACATCCGGGAGATGGGTTACACCCATGTGGAGCTTCTGCCCGTGATGGAGTATCCCTTCGACGGCAGCTGGGGCTACCAGGTCACGGGCTATTTTGCCCCCACCAGCCGCTACGGCACCCCCAAGGACTTCATGGCCTTTGTGGACAAGATGCATGAGGCCGGCATCGGTGTCATCATGGACTGGGTGCCCGCCCACTTCCCGAAGGATGGCTTCGGCCTGTACAACTTTGACGGAGAGGCCTGCTACGAGGACCCCAACCCCAAGCGCGGCGAGCATAAAGAATGGGGCACCATGGTGTTCGACTTCGGCCGCAGCGAGGTGCAGAGCTTCCTGATCTCCAGCGCCCTGTACTGGTTGGAGCAGTACCACATCGATGGTCTGCGCGTGGATGCCGTGGCCTCCATGCTGTATCTGGATTACAACCGCAAGCAGGGCGAATGGGAGCCCAATAAGAATGGCGGCAAGGAGAACCTGGAAGCAGTGGCTTTCCTGCGCAAGCTGAACGATACGGTTCTGGGCCGCCACCCCCACAAGTGCATGATCGCGGAGGAGTCCACCGCATGGCCCATGGTCACCAAACCGGCCAGCGACGGCGGCCTGGGCTTCAACTTCAAGTGGAACATGGGCTGGATGAACGACATGCTCAGCTACATGAAGACCGACCCGCTCTTCCGCGCGGGCAACCACAACAAGGTCACCTTCAGCTTCTTCTATGCCTTCAGCGAAAACTTTGTGCTGCCCATCAGCCACGATGAAGTAGTGCACGGCAAGGGCAGCCTGATCAACAAGATGCCGGGCGAGTACGATGCCAAGTTTGCCAACCTGCGCACCTTCTTCGGCTACATGATGGCCCACCCCGGCAAGAAGCTGCTGTTCATGGGCCAGGAGTTTGGCCAGTTCACGGAGTGGAACGAGGAAAAGCAGCTGGATTGGATGCTGCTGGACTACGATAAGCACACCGAGCTGCAGAACTACGTCAAGACCCTGAACGCCTTCTATAAAGAACACCCCGCCTTCTGGCAGATCGATTACAGCTGGGAGGGCTTCCAGTGGATCGTGCCCGATGACTCCAAGCAGAGCGTGGTCGCCTTCCTGCGCAAGGACGCAAACGGCAAGCAGATCCTGGTGGTCTGCAACTTCAACCCCGTCCTGCGCGAGGGCTATGCCCTGGGCGCACCTGTGGCAGGTACATACAAGGAAGTGCTGAACAGCGATGACGAGGCCTTCGGCGGTTCCGGCGCGGTCCATAACAAGTCCGTGCGCACCCACAAGAAGCCCCTGCATGGCTTTGAGCAGAGCATTACCATCACCCTGCCGCCCATGAGCACCCTGTATTTTGAGGTGCCCACCAAGCGCACCCGCAAGGCAGCAGATCCGGCCAAGACGGCCCAGACCGTGAAAAAGACCGCTGCCAAAAAGACAGCCGCCAAGACCACGAAGACCGCCAAGGCTGAGCCTGCCGTGAAGGAGGAAAAGCCCAAAAAGACCTCCACCCGCAAGGCAAAGGCAGAAGCGGAACCTGCACCGGAAAAGACCCCGGCCAAGCGCGGCCGGAAGCCCAAGGCAGAAGCCGCTGCCGCACCCGAAGCAGCACCCGCCAAGCGGGGCCGCAAACCCAAAGCCGAGCCCGCTGAAGCTGCCCCCGCGGCAGCCGAAAAGCCTGCCCGCAAGCCCCGCGCCAAAAAGGCCGCCAAGACCGAGGAGTGA
- a CDS encoding glucose-1-phosphate adenylyltransferase, protein MAKEIVAMILAGGRGSRLYALTQKTAKPAVGFGGKYRIVDFPLSNCVNSNIDTVGIATQYQPQKLNEYIGNGQPWDLDRLYGGVHTLPPYEQAKGTDWYKGTANAIYQNISFIDSYDPEYVIILSGDQICKQDYADFLRFHKEKGAEFSVAVMEVDWKEASRFGLMVADENDKITEFQEKPPVPKSNLASMGIYIFNWDVLKKYLEEDEADPNSKNDFGMNIIPALLQDGRKMYAYHFNGYWRDVGTIDSLWEANMEVLDPENSGIDIFDKKWKIYSRNPVLPAQKIGPRAVVQDSLITEGCQIYGRVQHSVLSAGVTVEEGATVEDAVLMDGVVVKAGAVVKRCILAENVVVGAGAKIGGEGPIAHVGTGLTVGAGATVKEGAKVFDSVKEGEEVC, encoded by the coding sequence ATGGCAAAAGAAATTGTGGCAATGATCCTTGCCGGCGGACGTGGCTCGCGCTTGTACGCGCTGACACAGAAAACGGCAAAACCTGCAGTGGGGTTCGGCGGCAAATACCGCATCGTGGACTTCCCGCTGTCCAACTGCGTCAACTCCAACATTGATACTGTGGGCATCGCAACCCAGTATCAGCCCCAGAAGCTGAACGAGTACATCGGCAACGGCCAGCCTTGGGATCTGGACCGCCTGTACGGCGGCGTGCACACCCTGCCCCCCTACGAGCAGGCAAAGGGCACCGACTGGTACAAGGGCACTGCAAACGCCATCTACCAGAACATCAGCTTCATCGACAGCTATGATCCTGAGTACGTCATCATCCTGTCCGGTGACCAGATCTGCAAGCAGGACTACGCCGACTTCCTGCGCTTCCACAAGGAAAAGGGCGCGGAGTTCTCCGTGGCTGTCATGGAGGTCGATTGGAAGGAAGCTTCCCGCTTTGGCCTGATGGTGGCAGACGAGAACGATAAGATCACCGAGTTCCAGGAGAAGCCCCCGGTTCCCAAGTCCAACCTGGCTTCCATGGGCATCTACATCTTCAACTGGGATGTGCTGAAGAAGTACCTGGAAGAGGACGAGGCTGATCCCAACTCCAAGAACGACTTTGGCATGAACATCATCCCCGCTCTGCTGCAGGATGGCCGCAAGATGTATGCTTACCACTTCAACGGCTACTGGCGTGACGTGGGCACCATCGACAGCCTGTGGGAAGCCAACATGGAAGTGCTGGACCCCGAGAACTCCGGCATTGATATCTTCGACAAGAAGTGGAAGATCTACAGCCGCAACCCCGTGCTGCCCGCCCAGAAGATCGGCCCCCGCGCCGTGGTGCAGGATTCCCTCATCACCGAGGGCTGCCAGATCTATGGCCGCGTCCAGCACTCTGTCCTGAGCGCAGGCGTTACCGTGGAAGAGGGCGCTACCGTTGAGGATGCTGTCCTGATGGATGGCGTTGTGGTCAAGGCAGGTGCCGTGGTCAAGCGCTGCATCCTGGCTGAGAACGTTGTGGTGGGTGCCGGTGCCAAGATCGGCGGCGAGGGCCCCATTGCACATGTGGGTACCGGCCTTACCGTTGGCGCAGGCGCTACCGTAAAAGAGGGTGCCAAAGTATTTGATTCCGTCAAGGAGGGCGAGGAAGTATGCTGA
- the glgD gene encoding glucose-1-phosphate adenylyltransferase subunit GlgD, with product MLSQNNNALGIIFPNSYDNTVPELVTERTMASIPFAGRYRMVDFMLSSMANCGISNVSIVVRKNYHSLMDHLGTGREWDMARRHGGLNIVPPFAEKGVRIYSGRVEALGSILSYLENQKEKYVVMSDANIAINYDFNALLAAHQASGADVTIAYQKTEIPEGRKNDNYTLTVDADGRVTELLFNDYRPGVQNLDLNIYVLERETLIKLVKDATSRGLIYFERDILAHNVNILNIRALEYTGYVAHVCDMKSYFDENLKLIDEKNLNALFPKESPVYTKIRDDNPVRYVNGSSVSNSLLADGCVIEGTVENCVLFRGVRVKKGAVVRNCVLMQDTVVEPGAQLDCVVTDKNVRVTADKKLSGTESFPVYVQKNHTV from the coding sequence ATGCTGAGCCAGAACAACAATGCGTTGGGCATCATTTTCCCCAACAGCTATGATAACACCGTACCGGAGCTTGTGACTGAGCGCACCATGGCTTCGATTCCCTTTGCAGGCCGTTACCGCATGGTGGACTTTATGCTGTCCAGCATGGCAAACTGCGGCATCTCCAATGTCTCCATCGTGGTGCGCAAGAACTACCACTCCCTGATGGATCATCTGGGCACCGGCCGTGAGTGGGATATGGCCCGCCGTCACGGCGGCCTGAACATCGTGCCTCCCTTTGCAGAAAAGGGTGTGCGCATTTATTCCGGCCGTGTGGAGGCTCTGGGCTCCATCCTGAGCTACCTGGAGAACCAGAAGGAGAAGTACGTTGTGATGAGCGATGCCAACATCGCCATCAACTACGATTTCAACGCCCTGCTGGCTGCCCATCAGGCAAGCGGCGCGGATGTGACCATCGCTTACCAGAAGACCGAGATCCCCGAGGGCCGCAAGAACGACAACTACACCCTGACTGTGGATGCCGATGGCCGTGTGACCGAGCTGCTGTTCAATGATTACCGCCCCGGTGTCCAGAACCTGGACCTGAACATCTATGTTCTGGAGCGCGAGACCCTGATCAAGCTGGTCAAGGATGCGACCTCCCGCGGCCTGATCTACTTTGAGCGTGACATCCTGGCCCACAACGTCAACATCCTGAACATCCGTGCTCTGGAGTACACCGGTTATGTGGCCCATGTCTGCGACATGAAGAGCTACTTTGATGAGAACCTCAAGCTCATCGATGAGAAGAACCTGAACGCTCTGTTCCCCAAGGAGAGCCCTGTCTACACCAAGATCCGTGATGACAACCCCGTGCGCTACGTCAACGGCTCTTCCGTCAGCAATTCCCTGCTGGCCGATGGCTGTGTCATCGAGGGCACCGTGGAGAACTGCGTGCTGTTCCGCGGCGTTCGCGTCAAGAAGGGTGCTGTGGTCAGAAACTGTGTCCTGATGCAGGATACCGTTGTGGAACCAGGCGCTCAGCTGGACTGCGTTGTCACCGATAAGAACGTGCGTGTGACCGCCGACAAGAAGCTCTCCGGTACCGAGAGCTTCCCGGTCTATGTTCAGAAGAACCACACCGTCTGA